Proteins found in one Pseudomonas marvdashtae genomic segment:
- the mgtE gene encoding magnesium transporter, translating to MTEVEVKKTQESLQDRLAQVVELLHRQRVVEDLTHRQEGPHSDRVGNLVHRQNLVELQRKLDDLHSADVAYILEALPLEERLTVWQLVQADRDGDILLEVSDSVRETLIADMDDHELLAAAKEMDADELADLAPELPRDVVHELMEALDGQQRERVRSALSYDEEQVGALMDFEMVTIREDVSLEVVLRYLRRLKELPGHTDKLFVVDYDGVLKGVLPIKRLLVNDPEKQVAEVMASDPVSFHPDENGYDAAQAFERYDLISAPVVDKNGKLIGRLTIDEMVDLIREESESEVLSMAGLREEEDIFASVWKSLRNRWAWLAVNLITAFVASRVIGLFEGSIEKLVALAALMPIVAGIGGNSGNQTITMIVRAMALDQVSTGNTSRLMRKELAVSLINGVVWGGVIGVVAYLLYGSWSLGVVMTAAMTLNLLLAALMGVLIPMTLARLGRDPAMGASVMITAVTDSGGFFIFLGLATIFLL from the coding sequence ATGACCGAAGTAGAAGTAAAAAAAACGCAGGAAAGCCTTCAGGATCGCCTCGCTCAAGTCGTTGAGCTGCTGCATCGCCAGCGGGTCGTCGAAGACCTGACGCATCGCCAGGAAGGCCCTCACTCCGACCGGGTCGGGAACCTGGTCCACCGGCAGAATCTCGTCGAGTTGCAGCGCAAGCTCGATGACCTGCACTCGGCCGACGTCGCCTACATCCTTGAAGCCTTGCCACTGGAAGAGCGTCTGACGGTCTGGCAACTGGTCCAGGCTGATCGCGACGGTGACATTCTGCTCGAAGTGTCCGACTCGGTCCGTGAGACCCTGATCGCCGACATGGATGATCACGAGTTGCTGGCTGCCGCGAAGGAGATGGACGCCGACGAACTCGCCGACCTTGCCCCCGAACTGCCGCGCGACGTTGTCCATGAGCTGATGGAAGCCCTCGATGGCCAGCAGCGTGAGCGTGTGCGCTCGGCGTTGTCCTACGACGAGGAGCAGGTCGGTGCGCTGATGGACTTCGAGATGGTGACCATCCGCGAAGACGTCAGCCTTGAAGTGGTCTTGCGCTACCTGCGTCGCCTCAAGGAGCTGCCGGGGCATACCGATAAACTCTTCGTGGTCGATTACGACGGCGTGCTCAAGGGCGTGCTGCCCATCAAGCGCTTGCTCGTCAATGATCCAGAGAAGCAAGTGGCCGAGGTCATGGCCAGCGATCCGGTGAGTTTCCACCCGGACGAAAATGGCTACGATGCCGCCCAGGCGTTCGAGCGTTATGACTTGATTTCCGCGCCGGTGGTGGACAAGAACGGCAAGCTGATCGGCCGTCTCACCATCGATGAAATGGTTGACCTGATCCGTGAGGAAAGCGAAAGCGAAGTCCTCAGCATGGCCGGTCTGCGCGAAGAAGAAGATATTTTCGCCTCGGTCTGGAAATCCCTGCGTAACCGTTGGGCCTGGCTGGCGGTCAATCTGATTACGGCTTTTGTCGCTTCCCGCGTCATCGGCCTGTTCGAAGGCTCCATCGAGAAGCTGGTGGCGCTCGCGGCGTTGATGCCGATCGTTGCCGGTATCGGCGGTAATTCCGGCAACCAGACCATTACCATGATCGTTCGCGCCATGGCGCTGGACCAGGTCAGCACCGGCAATACCTCGCGATTGATGCGCAAGGAATTGGCAGTGTCCTTGATCAACGGCGTGGTCTGGGGTGGGGTGATCGGCGTGGTGGCGTATCTGCTATATGGCAGCTGGTCGCTTGGCGTGGTCATGACTGCCGCGATGACGCTCAACCTGCTGTTGGCCGCGCTGATGGGAGTATTGATCCCGATGACCTTGGCCCGTCTGGGGCGCGACCCGGCAATGGGGGCCAGTGTGATGATTACCGCCGTGACGGACAGTGGCGGTTTCTTTATCTTCTTGGGTTTGGCGACGATCTTCCTGCTCTGA
- a CDS encoding Arc family DNA-binding protein has product MRPMKQAIYSSRTADKFVVRLPDGMRERIAEVARNHHRSMNSEIIARLEQSLIQEGALGEELSMRLDSPELSLHERELLQRFRQLSHRQQNALVSLIAHDVEMAADAS; this is encoded by the coding sequence ATGCGCCCAATGAAACAGGCAATTTATTCCAGCCGTACGGCTGACAAGTTCGTCGTACGTCTGCCAGACGGAATGCGGGAACGCATTGCCGAGGTGGCTCGTAATCATCACCGCAGCATGAACTCCGAAATCATCGCGCGCCTAGAGCAAAGCCTGATTCAGGAAGGTGCCTTGGGTGAAGAGCTGAGCATGCGCCTGGACAGCCCGGAGCTGTCGTTGCATGAGCGCGAGTTGCTTCAACGCTTCCGACAACTCTCCCATCGCCAGCAAAACGCCCTCGTTTCGCTGATTGCCCACGACGTCGAAATGGCCGCAGACGCGTCCTGA
- a CDS encoding tetratricopeptide repeat-containing response regulator, with amino-acid sequence MLAYHQKSFLIVDDFSDFRSSVRSMLRELGVKDVDTADTGEVALRMCSQKRYDFILQDYHLGDGRKNGQQVLEDLMVEKLISHESVFLMVTAESSQAMVLSALEHEPDAYLTKPFNRSGLAQRLERLEQRKTLLKPILQALDRGKPMEVLNACIALCKQDPRYGPLCLRYRADALRDLNQNEALERLYNTILADRPLPWAYAGLGKLLFKRGQVLQAKDVYQKALKVFPMMPALYDGMAEVLVAEGDTKQAQHVLEEAVRLSPLAVRRQSLLGKLAMTNEDYETASKAYRQAVGQGAQSRFKDPESNLGLAHALISKGSEKGLDTRTRLEINTTLSAVAKDNPSDPGLQVRARLMKATSLLLNDAETAEKLTEQALQRLDGMEQFMSAEAALLVAKQLQMLGQTSAGESMLKNCAEIYGDDPAVMQGIAKLTDDPNILNQGNAAAELNREGVRVYKTGALPEARELFRRALKMQPKNISIALNMAQSLLHGTDTSVESELLQECRACLKLVGMMPDTDARHARYQKLRSKAFGDE; translated from the coding sequence ATGCTCGCGTACCACCAAAAAAGTTTTCTGATCGTCGATGATTTCTCGGATTTCCGCAGTTCCGTCCGGTCTATGTTGCGTGAGCTGGGCGTCAAGGACGTGGATACCGCCGACACCGGTGAGGTGGCGCTGCGCATGTGCTCGCAAAAGCGCTATGACTTTATTCTGCAGGACTATCACCTGGGCGACGGCCGCAAGAATGGCCAGCAAGTGCTGGAAGACCTGATGGTCGAAAAGCTCATCAGCCATGAAAGCGTGTTCCTCATGGTGACTGCCGAAAGCAGCCAGGCGATGGTGCTCAGTGCCCTGGAGCATGAGCCCGATGCGTACCTGACCAAACCGTTCAATCGTTCCGGCCTGGCCCAGCGCCTGGAGCGCCTGGAGCAGCGCAAGACGCTGCTCAAACCGATCCTGCAAGCCCTTGATCGTGGCAAGCCGATGGAAGTGCTCAACGCCTGCATCGCGCTGTGCAAGCAGGATCCGCGCTACGGACCGTTGTGCCTGCGCTATCGAGCCGATGCGTTGCGTGACTTGAATCAGAACGAAGCGCTGGAGCGCCTATACAACACCATTCTTGCGGACCGCCCATTGCCATGGGCGTACGCGGGCCTGGGAAAATTGTTGTTCAAGCGCGGTCAGGTCCTTCAGGCCAAGGACGTTTATCAGAAGGCTCTGAAAGTATTCCCGATGATGCCGGCCTTATATGACGGCATGGCTGAAGTGCTGGTGGCCGAAGGCGATACGAAACAGGCGCAACACGTATTGGAAGAAGCGGTTCGCTTGTCACCGCTGGCGGTGCGCCGGCAATCGTTGCTGGGCAAGCTGGCAATGACCAATGAAGACTACGAGACCGCCTCGAAAGCCTATCGCCAGGCGGTCGGGCAGGGTGCGCAGTCGCGCTTCAAGGATCCGGAAAGCAATCTCGGCCTGGCCCACGCGTTGATCAGCAAGGGTAGCGAGAAAGGCCTGGACACGCGTACCCGGCTGGAAATCAACACGACGCTCAGCGCCGTGGCGAAGGATAATCCCAGCGATCCGGGGTTACAGGTTCGGGCCCGCTTGATGAAGGCCACGAGTCTGCTGCTCAACGATGCCGAAACCGCCGAGAAGCTGACCGAGCAGGCCTTGCAGCGTCTCGACGGCATGGAACAGTTCATGAGCGCCGAAGCCGCTTTGCTGGTTGCCAAGCAGTTGCAGATGCTTGGGCAGACCAGCGCCGGCGAGTCGATGCTCAAGAACTGCGCGGAAATTTATGGCGATGACCCAGCCGTGATGCAGGGTATCGCCAAGCTCACCGATGACCCCAACATCCTCAACCAGGGCAACGCCGCCGCCGAGCTGAACCGCGAAGGTGTGCGCGTCTACAAGACCGGCGCGTTGCCTGAGGCGCGAGAGCTGTTCCGTCGTGCCCTGAAGATGCAGCCCAAAAACATCAGTATTGCCCTGAACATGGCGCAGTCGTTGTTGCACGGCACCGATACCAGCGTGGAATCGGAGCTGCTGCAGGAATGCCGCGCCTGCCTGAAACTGGTGGGCATGATGCCCGACACCGATGCGCGTCATGCGCGTTATCAGAAACTGCGAAGCAAGGCATTTGGCGATGAATGA
- a CDS encoding sensor histidine kinase — protein sequence MNDSEQALDFSTVIASTVHDMKNSLTLLMQAHTQWLERLPEPDRQTSEQGVMEFEFAHLNGLLVQLLGLYKLGVNQLPLHPAYHELDDFIEAQLAGHQDVFRSRGIMATYEVDPLSPLGFFDRELIASVLDNMINNAIRHARQTVLISVSDEAGQLVLTINDDGEGYPPEMIERQAEYVQGINHSSGSTGLGLYFAARIAGLHQRGGLSGRTEIANGGVLGGGVFRLYLP from the coding sequence ATGAATGACAGCGAACAGGCGCTCGATTTTTCCACGGTGATCGCGTCTACCGTGCACGACATGAAAAACTCCCTGACCTTGCTCATGCAGGCTCATACGCAATGGCTCGAGCGTTTGCCGGAACCTGATCGGCAGACGTCGGAGCAGGGCGTGATGGAGTTCGAATTCGCCCATCTCAATGGCTTGCTGGTGCAACTGCTGGGGTTGTACAAACTCGGCGTCAATCAGTTGCCGCTGCATCCGGCCTATCACGAGCTGGATGATTTCATCGAAGCGCAACTGGCCGGCCATCAGGACGTGTTCCGCAGTCGCGGGATCATGGCCACTTATGAAGTCGATCCGCTGAGCCCGCTGGGTTTCTTCGATCGCGAGTTGATTGCTTCGGTGCTCGATAACATGATCAACAACGCCATTCGCCACGCTCGGCAGACCGTGTTGATCAGCGTGAGCGATGAGGCCGGGCAACTAGTCCTGACCATCAATGACGACGGTGAAGGTTATCCGCCCGAAATGATCGAGCGTCAGGCCGAATACGTCCAGGGCATCAACCACAGCAGTGGCAGCACCGGGCTGGGCCTGTATTTCGCGGCGAGAATTGCCGGGCTGCATCAGCGTGGCGGTTTGAGCGGGCGTACCGAAATTGCCAATGGCGGTGTGCTGGGTGGCGGAGTGTTCAGGCTTTACTTGCCTTGA
- a CDS encoding glutamine synthetase family protein translates to MTAEGFLEGRRLQMARGVLLQCIMGGYPPSRFYGSDDGDLALVADPEQVHRLPWSQSPRALAICDADELTGESSRLSTRGQLKAVIARYAARGLAPVVATELEFFVFAPNPDPTQPFLPPVGLDGRREDGQSAFSVSSNNGLRPFFNEVYACMAALGLPRDTFMHEMGVSQFEINLLHGDPLLLADQTFLFKHLLKEVALKHGLTVVCMAKPLAHTPGSSMHIHQSVVELGSGRNVFSDEAGEPTAAFRHFIGGQQAGMADFTALFAPNVNSYHRLCHPFASPNNACWSHDNRSAGLRIPASAPQARRVENRLPGADANPYLAIAASLAAGLHGIENQLEPSAVIQGEFEVPDNLSLPCTLHAALERLKRSQLAKELFGAEFIEGYIASKTMELTSFFDEITPWERRVLAAQA, encoded by the coding sequence ATGACCGCCGAGGGCTTTTTGGAGGGCCGGCGGTTGCAGATGGCGCGAGGCGTGCTGCTGCAATGCATCATGGGCGGTTATCCGCCGTCGCGTTTTTACGGTAGCGACGATGGCGACCTGGCGCTGGTCGCTGATCCAGAGCAGGTCCATCGCCTGCCGTGGAGCCAGTCGCCGCGTGCCTTGGCTATTTGCGACGCCGATGAGCTGACCGGCGAAAGCTCGCGACTCTCCACACGTGGCCAGCTCAAAGCGGTGATCGCCCGGTATGCCGCCCGCGGCTTGGCGCCGGTGGTGGCTACCGAGTTGGAATTTTTCGTGTTCGCACCCAACCCGGACCCCACCCAGCCATTCCTGCCGCCGGTGGGGCTCGATGGCCGCCGCGAAGACGGCCAGTCCGCGTTCAGCGTGAGTTCCAACAACGGCTTGCGCCCGTTTTTCAACGAAGTCTACGCATGCATGGCGGCGCTGGGATTGCCCCGCGATACCTTCATGCATGAAATGGGCGTGAGCCAGTTCGAGATCAATCTGCTCCATGGCGATCCGTTGTTGCTCGCCGACCAGACGTTCCTGTTCAAGCACCTGCTCAAGGAAGTCGCCCTCAAGCACGGCCTGACCGTGGTCTGCATGGCCAAGCCCCTGGCCCATACGCCGGGCAGCTCGATGCATATCCATCAGAGCGTGGTCGAACTGGGCAGCGGTCGTAATGTGTTCAGCGACGAGGCGGGCGAGCCGACGGCAGCTTTCCGGCACTTCATTGGCGGGCAGCAGGCCGGCATGGCGGATTTCACCGCGCTGTTCGCACCGAACGTGAACTCCTACCATCGGTTGTGCCATCCATTCGCCTCGCCAAACAACGCGTGCTGGTCCCATGACAATCGTTCCGCCGGGTTGCGCATCCCCGCCAGTGCGCCGCAGGCCCGACGGGTCGAGAACCGCTTGCCGGGTGCCGACGCCAACCCTTACCTGGCGATTGCCGCGAGCTTGGCGGCGGGCCTCCATGGCATCGAAAACCAACTTGAGCCGAGCGCTGTGATCCAAGGCGAATTCGAGGTGCCGGATAATTTGTCCCTGCCGTGTACCTTGCACGCGGCCCTCGAACGTCTCAAGCGTAGCCAGTTGGCGAAGGAACTGTTCGGTGCCGAGTTCATCGAAGGTTACATCGCTTCGAAGACCATGGAACTGACCAGCTTCTTTGACGAAATCACTCCCTGGGAGCGGCGTGTCCTAGCGGCCCAGGCATAA
- a CDS encoding MFS transporter, translated as MRQIWKPFRALYFSSLMMLIGSGLLSTYLALRLAADHVDSLWVGALMAANYFGLVLGGKIGHRLIARVGHIRAYSACAGIVGAAVLGHGLINWLPAWIVLRMIVGLGMMCQYMVIESWLNEQAEAKQRGVVFSGYMIASYLGLVLGQLILVMHPALGLELLMLVALCFALCLVPVALTQRIHPAPLHPAPMEPRFFIKRVPQSLTTVLGSGLIVGSFYGLAPLYASQQGLSTEQVGLFMGSCIFAGLLVQWPLGWLSDRYDRALLIRCFALILVVCALPLAILPKVPLEVLFVAGFFCSLVQFCLYPLAVAFSNDHVEGDRRVSLTAMLLVTYGVGASIGPLVAGVLMKLYGSQMLYGFFALFALILVWRIRPKAVTNLHQVDDAPLHHVAMPDNMTSSPLVACLDPRVDEQVVQEQMQTSPNPDVEPEPELEPVIEGADDEPPPSDFTRARP; from the coding sequence ATGCGCCAAATCTGGAAACCTTTTCGAGCGCTTTATTTTTCCTCGCTGATGATGCTCATCGGCTCGGGCCTCCTGAGTACTTACCTGGCCTTGCGCCTGGCCGCCGACCACGTCGACAGCCTATGGGTCGGTGCGCTGATGGCCGCCAACTATTTCGGCCTGGTGCTGGGCGGCAAGATCGGTCACCGACTGATTGCCCGCGTCGGGCATATTCGCGCCTATTCGGCCTGCGCCGGAATCGTCGGCGCGGCGGTATTGGGCCACGGCCTGATAAATTGGCTGCCGGCCTGGATCGTGCTGCGGATGATTGTTGGCCTGGGCATGATGTGCCAGTACATGGTCATCGAGAGTTGGCTCAACGAGCAGGCCGAGGCCAAGCAGCGCGGGGTGGTGTTCAGCGGCTACATGATCGCCTCGTACCTGGGGCTGGTGCTGGGGCAATTGATTCTGGTCATGCACCCGGCCCTTGGGTTGGAACTGCTGATGCTGGTGGCCTTGTGCTTCGCCCTGTGCCTGGTGCCGGTGGCGCTGACCCAGCGGATTCACCCGGCACCCTTGCATCCGGCGCCGATGGAGCCGCGTTTCTTTATCAAGCGCGTGCCGCAATCGTTGACCACGGTCCTGGGCTCCGGGCTGATCGTCGGCTCCTTCTACGGCCTGGCGCCGCTGTACGCTTCTCAGCAGGGCTTGAGCACAGAACAGGTCGGTCTGTTCATGGGTAGCTGCATTTTTGCCGGGCTGCTGGTGCAATGGCCGCTGGGCTGGCTATCGGATCGTTACGACAGGGCGCTGTTGATCCGCTGCTTCGCGTTGATCCTTGTGGTGTGCGCGCTGCCGTTGGCGATCCTGCCGAAGGTGCCGCTGGAAGTGTTGTTCGTGGCGGGGTTCTTCTGTTCCCTGGTGCAGTTTTGCCTGTATCCATTAGCGGTGGCGTTCTCCAACGACCATGTCGAAGGTGATCGTCGGGTGTCGCTGACGGCCATGTTGCTGGTGACCTACGGCGTTGGCGCCAGTATTGGCCCGCTGGTGGCCGGGGTGCTGATGAAGTTGTATGGCAGCCAGATGCTCTACGGCTTTTTCGCCTTGTTTGCGTTGATCCTGGTGTGGCGGATCCGGCCGAAAGCGGTAACCAATCTGCATCAGGTCGACGATGCGCCGCTGCACCATGTGGCCATGCCGGACAACATGACCAGTTCACCCTTGGTGGCGTGCCTCGATCCGCGGGTCGACGAGCAGGTTGTGCAGGAGCAGATGCAGACGTCACCCAATCCGGACGTCGAGCCCGAGCCGGAATTGGAGCCGGTCATCGAAGGGGCCGACGATGAACCTCCACCCTCCGATTTCACTCGGGCAAGGCCTTGA
- a CDS encoding flagellar brake protein has translation MFNASNADDAPQPPKVLSTPLEISGNLRMLQDSHDPLIITFHERSQRFQSYLVDVDRESNTLALDEMIPRDGERFLLAGEPFRVEGFHDGVRIAWEGNGVLTIQESKDGRCYRGALPDEVVYHQRRNAFRAALKLAQLVNVELGGDKLKSPVNGKLLDISATGCKLRFDGDITERLQLGQVYERFIAALPFGNMTAPVELRYLHFEERINTTFAGVRFHNISGLVQRQVERFVYQLQREARRFDKDDF, from the coding sequence GTGTTCAATGCCTCAAACGCGGATGATGCTCCGCAGCCACCGAAGGTCCTCAGCACCCCTCTGGAAATCTCCGGCAACCTGCGGATGCTGCAAGACAGCCATGACCCGTTGATCATCACCTTCCATGAGCGCAGCCAGCGTTTCCAGAGCTATCTGGTGGATGTCGACCGCGAAAGCAATACCCTGGCCCTGGATGAAATGATCCCCCGTGACGGCGAGCGTTTCCTGCTGGCGGGCGAGCCGTTTCGAGTCGAGGGTTTCCATGATGGCGTGCGCATCGCGTGGGAAGGCAACGGTGTGCTGACCATCCAGGAGTCCAAAGACGGACGCTGCTATCGCGGCGCCCTGCCTGATGAAGTGGTTTATCACCAACGTCGCAATGCCTTCCGCGCCGCCCTGAAACTGGCGCAGCTGGTGAACGTGGAGTTGGGGGGCGACAAGCTGAAGTCTCCGGTGAACGGCAAGTTGCTGGATATCTCCGCGACCGGCTGCAAGCTACGCTTCGATGGCGACATCACCGAACGGCTGCAACTGGGTCAAGTCTACGAGCGTTTTATCGCCGCCTTGCCTTTCGGCAACATGACCGCGCCGGTGGAACTGCGCTATCTGCATTTTGAAGAGCGGATCAATACCACTTTTGCCGGTGTTCGCTTTCACAATATCAGCGGCTTGGTACAGCGTCAGGTCGAGCGTTTCGTGTATCAATTGCAGCGTGAAGCCCGTCGGTTCGATAAAGACGATTTCTGA
- a CDS encoding flagella synthesis protein FlgN yields the protein MHDTHLLQLINDDFAPAQQLLELLQTESLALHGRDMPLLENILAQKQALIILLDQHGRKRSEILASLNLPADNSGLEQLASQSSIGDQLLSQSAALTDLLSQCQAANARIGQSIQMQQAATANQLRILNGGEIPTLYDARGSTAKLVKHRPLSQA from the coding sequence ATGCACGACACTCATTTATTGCAACTGATCAACGACGACTTCGCTCCAGCGCAACAATTGCTGGAGCTGCTGCAGACCGAATCCCTGGCACTGCACGGTCGCGACATGCCCCTGCTGGAAAATATTCTGGCGCAGAAACAGGCATTGATCATTTTGCTCGATCAGCATGGCCGCAAGCGCAGCGAGATTCTCGCCAGCCTCAACCTGCCCGCCGACAATAGCGGCCTTGAGCAGTTGGCGAGTCAATCATCGATTGGCGATCAGCTGTTATCCCAGAGCGCAGCGCTCACTGACTTGCTCAGCCAGTGCCAGGCCGCCAACGCTCGAATCGGTCAATCCATCCAGATGCAGCAGGCCGCTACGGCCAACCAGTTGCGCATCCTCAATGGTGGCGAAATCCCTACGCTTTATGACGCTCGCGGTTCGACCGCAAAACTGGTCAAGCACCGCCCGCTCAGCCAGGCATGA
- the flgM gene encoding flagellar biosynthesis anti-sigma factor FlgM, which yields MVIDFNRLNSSSPTTGTTRTSASKETVETDKSKPAEKASTVSNGESVHLSNEAQQLQKVTDKLRDQPVVDNARVAQLKAAIADGSYQVDSNRVASKLLNFEAQR from the coding sequence ATGGTCATCGATTTCAACCGTCTAAACAGCTCTTCGCCCACGACAGGCACCACCCGTACCAGCGCCAGCAAGGAAACCGTCGAAACCGACAAATCCAAGCCAGCCGAAAAAGCTTCTACTGTCAGCAACGGGGAGTCGGTACACCTCAGCAATGAGGCTCAGCAGTTGCAAAAGGTCACGGATAAGCTGCGCGATCAACCTGTCGTCGACAACGCCCGCGTGGCGCAGTTGAAAGCAGCAATCGCCGATGGCAGCTACCAAGTCGACAGCAACCGTGTAGCCAGCAAACTGCTCAATTTCGAAGCCCAGCGCTAG
- the flgA gene encoding flagellar basal body P-ring formation chaperone FlgA gives MNAQTTFSRRLTTHCRHWLGALLAACLLASGGPALGAAAVTLPDLLIGVTQGFLEFTVEDYLATTQTEGRYEIEVNQLDPRMRMPMCDKELTASLESPARPLGRVTVKVRCDSAAPWTVFVPAQVRLFREIVTTTRPLKRAGIVEPQDVVLRERDVSQITQGFLTSVDQAIGQKLVRPMVADQVVTLVHLEQAEVVRKGDQVVITARSGTLAVRMPGEALSNGGMREQIRVKNLNSQRVIKAQVTAPGQVEVAM, from the coding sequence ATGAACGCACAAACGACATTTTCTCGACGCCTGACCACTCACTGCCGCCACTGGCTCGGTGCGTTGCTGGCTGCCTGCCTGCTCGCTTCGGGCGGTCCTGCCCTCGGTGCTGCTGCGGTAACCTTGCCTGATCTCCTTATCGGCGTCACTCAGGGCTTTCTTGAGTTCACCGTAGAAGACTATCTGGCAACCACTCAAACCGAAGGTCGTTACGAGATCGAAGTCAACCAGCTCGACCCGCGCATGCGGATGCCGATGTGCGACAAGGAATTGACTGCCTCGCTGGAGAGCCCAGCCAGGCCCCTGGGCCGCGTCACAGTGAAGGTTCGTTGTGACAGTGCCGCGCCCTGGACGGTGTTCGTGCCCGCTCAAGTGCGCCTGTTTCGGGAGATTGTCACCACCACTCGCCCGCTCAAGCGTGCCGGGATTGTCGAGCCTCAGGATGTGGTGCTGCGTGAACGTGATGTCAGCCAGATTACCCAGGGTTTCCTGACCTCCGTCGATCAGGCCATCGGGCAGAAACTTGTCCGACCAATGGTCGCTGATCAGGTCGTTACCCTCGTGCACCTGGAACAAGCCGAAGTGGTCCGCAAGGGCGATCAGGTCGTGATCACCGCGCGCAGCGGCACCCTGGCCGTGCGGATGCCCGGCGAAGCCCTGTCCAACGGCGGCATGCGTGAACAGATTCGAGTGAAAAACCTCAACTCCCAGCGGGTCATCAAGGCGCAAGTGACCGCGCCGGGCCAAGTGGAAGTGGCTATGTAA
- a CDS encoding chemotaxis protein CheV, giving the protein MAGVMDSVNQRTQLVGQNRLELLLFRLDGQQLYGINVFKVREVLQCPKLTLMPKSSPVVCGVANIRGATIPILDLAMATGSGRLLDQSNPFVIITEYNTKTQGFLVRSVERIVNMNWEEIHPPPKGTGRDHYLTAVTRVDNQLVEIIDVEKILAEVAPTPEAISVGVVDAETQHKAISLRVLTVDDSSVARKQVTRCLQTIGVEVVALNDGRQALDYLRKLVEEGKKPEEEFLMMISDIEMPEMDGYTLTSEIRSDPRMQKLHIILHTSLSGVFNQAMVKKVGADDFLAKFRPDDLASRVVERIKSAG; this is encoded by the coding sequence ATGGCGGGAGTGATGGATTCGGTAAACCAGCGCACACAGCTGGTCGGTCAGAATCGCCTGGAGCTGTTGTTGTTCCGTCTCGATGGCCAACAACTGTATGGGATCAACGTATTCAAGGTCCGCGAAGTGCTGCAATGCCCTAAGCTGACGTTGATGCCGAAGTCCAGTCCCGTCGTGTGCGGTGTGGCGAATATCCGGGGAGCGACCATCCCGATTCTCGATCTGGCAATGGCAACCGGTTCCGGCCGGCTGCTGGACCAGAGCAACCCATTCGTGATCATCACCGAGTACAACACCAAGACCCAAGGGTTTCTGGTGCGATCGGTGGAGCGCATCGTCAACATGAACTGGGAGGAGATCCACCCGCCACCCAAGGGCACTGGCCGCGACCACTACCTGACGGCGGTGACGCGAGTCGACAACCAGCTGGTGGAAATCATCGACGTGGAGAAGATCCTCGCCGAAGTGGCGCCGACCCCAGAGGCGATTTCGGTCGGTGTAGTGGATGCAGAGACCCAGCACAAGGCGATTTCGCTGCGTGTGCTGACCGTCGACGATTCATCGGTGGCACGCAAGCAGGTCACCCGTTGTCTACAAACGATCGGCGTCGAAGTGGTCGCCCTGAACGACGGACGGCAAGCGCTGGATTACCTGCGCAAGCTGGTCGAGGAAGGCAAGAAACCGGAAGAAGAATTCCTGATGATGATCTCCGATATCGAGATGCCGGAGATGGACGGGTACACGCTGACATCGGAGATCCGCAGCGACCCGCGTATGCAAAAGCTGCACATCATCTTGCATACTTCATTGTCCGGGGTGTTCAACCAGGCGATGGTCAAGAAGGTCGGTGCCGATGATTTCCTGGCCAAGTTCCGACCCGATGACCTGGCTTCCCGGGTGGTCGAACGCATCAAGTCAGCAGGTTAA